The Kineothrix sp. MB12-C1 genome includes a window with the following:
- a CDS encoding methyl-accepting chemotaxis protein: protein MRKISTSIIVSIVACVIIASIAVGSISTSVAVDEINKEAREKLSAMSLQYSSDINMKYQNLESLAESISSYITGTYEPIRLSDKAYNKAYMKKLGGYLQRITELHPEVESMYAYSNPKEQAGITGTWYSNGKMVEIDAAAEYNDYLSGSENWQWYYQTEEADEAIWLDPYMKEAFGKICVSRCEPVYADKKFVGIIGVDVDFAQISDMIHGITIYDTGRAFLLNGKQQFLVDESYTVADTLESVGYNGLKEAIGSADTGVIEMNLDGVESLISYVTLNNGYTLVLCAPIAELESGIASMQRVAFLVILCVIIFVSIFALMIGNTISNPLKKMVFDLKKMQEKDFTGREYVKYLNKKNEIGKIAHAIDKVQKSMGLVIKAMAEEGDGIQGASDNLNSIIDDYNNMVVSISAVAEELSAGMQETSNMADYLGDTSKRMEEYVAVMGEKNEEGIENIAAIYDRAKRLNMESESAEKENEVLIDSAKKQLGEAIENSNQVEQINELTKAILSISDSTNLLALNASIEAARAGQAGKGFAVVAEEIRNLAENSKNTAGEIQKITFKVTESVKHLCDCATQVLSYMDTSVRKTYQHQVEISEQYHKDAENIDEILKQFSDVARQINKENEVIMDIISNLQRATSDGAVGTEEVANSAESMMHGTQGLQEAGIKLQQIVHEMETTIADFHVPEMEAANADYHVPEVEMAAIDSNASEMEVTIDEFNAPETEESGD from the coding sequence ATGCGTAAAATTTCTACATCAATTATTGTTTCTATTGTTGCTTGTGTGATTATAGCTTCCATTGCAGTAGGTTCTATCAGTACGAGTGTGGCAGTAGATGAGATTAATAAGGAGGCGAGGGAGAAATTGAGTGCTATGTCGCTGCAGTATTCCAGCGACATCAATATGAAATATCAGAATCTGGAAAGCTTGGCAGAGAGTATTTCTTCTTATATCACAGGTACCTATGAGCCGATACGCTTAAGCGATAAGGCGTATAATAAAGCGTATATGAAGAAGCTTGGCGGATATTTGCAGCGTATTACGGAGCTTCATCCGGAGGTGGAGAGTATGTATGCCTATAGTAATCCGAAGGAACAAGCTGGAATCACCGGAACCTGGTATAGCAATGGGAAGATGGTGGAGATAGATGCAGCCGCAGAATATAACGATTACCTAAGCGGTTCTGAGAATTGGCAATGGTACTATCAGACAGAAGAAGCCGATGAGGCAATCTGGCTGGATCCTTATATGAAAGAAGCATTTGGTAAGATATGTGTGAGCCGTTGTGAACCGGTATATGCGGATAAAAAGTTCGTGGGAATTATAGGTGTAGATGTTGACTTCGCTCAAATATCCGATATGATTCATGGAATTACTATCTATGATACGGGAAGAGCCTTTTTATTAAATGGTAAGCAGCAGTTCCTCGTAGACGAAAGCTATACGGTGGCGGATACTTTGGAGAGTGTAGGCTATAACGGCTTGAAGGAAGCGATTGGAAGTGCGGATACCGGAGTGATAGAAATGAATCTCGACGGTGTGGAATCATTAATAAGCTATGTAACGTTGAATAACGGTTATACATTGGTACTGTGCGCGCCTATCGCTGAGCTGGAGAGCGGAATTGCATCCATGCAAAGAGTTGCATTCCTTGTTATATTGTGCGTGATTATTTTTGTGAGTATCTTCGCCCTTATGATAGGAAATACGATTTCCAATCCTTTGAAGAAAATGGTATTCGACTTAAAGAAGATGCAGGAGAAAGACTTTACCGGCAGAGAATATGTGAAATATCTGAATAAGAAAAATGAAATCGGTAAAATTGCCCATGCTATCGATAAAGTACAAAAGTCCATGGGACTTGTGATTAAAGCGATGGCAGAAGAGGGTGACGGTATTCAGGGGGCATCGGACAACCTAAACAGCATTATTGATGATTATAACAATATGGTGGTAAGCATATCCGCAGTAGCGGAAGAGTTATCCGCAGGAATGCAGGAAACTTCTAACATGGCAGACTACTTGGGGGATACTTCCAAACGCATGGAAGAGTATGTTGCCGTTATGGGGGAGAAGAATGAAGAAGGAATCGAGAATATCGCAGCGATTTACGATCGTGCCAAGAGGCTGAATATGGAATCTGAGAGCGCGGAGAAGGAAAATGAAGTGCTTATCGATTCGGCGAAGAAGCAGCTCGGTGAGGCGATTGAGAATTCCAATCAGGTGGAACAGATTAACGAGCTGACAAAGGCGATACTTAGTATTTCCGATTCTACTAACCTTCTTGCCCTCAACGCATCCATCGAAGCAGCAAGAGCAGGCCAAGCAGGCAAGGGATTTGCAGTAGTAGCCGAAGAAATTAGAAATCTGGCGGAAAATTCCAAGAACACAGCCGGAGAGATTCAAAAAATTACTTTTAAGGTAACAGAAAGTGTGAAGCATTTATGCGATTGTGCGACACAAGTGCTTTCTTATATGGATACGAGTGTACGAAAAACATATCAGCACCAGGTGGAAATCAGTGAGCAGTACCACAAAGATGCAGAAAATATTGATGAAATCCTGAAGCAGTTCTCCGATGTGGCAAGACAAATCAATAAGGAGAACGAAGTAATCATGGATATTATTTCAAACCTGCAGAGAGCAACTTCCGATGGCGCGGTCGGTACCGAAGAAGTAGCAAACAGCGCCGAGAGCATGATGCACGGCACACAGGGCCTTCAGGAAGCGGGAATCAAATTGCAGCAGATTGTGCATGAAATGGAAACAACGATCGCAGACTTCCATGTTCCTGAAATGGAAGCGGCAAATGCGGATTATCATGTGCCCGAAGTAGAAATGGCGGCTATAGACTCCAATGCCTCCGAAATGGAAGTGACGATTGACGAGTTCAATGCTCCTGAAACAGAGGAAAGCGGGGATTAA
- a CDS encoding MBL fold metallo-hydrolase — MHRVIVLDITFEFSGVEDVIHPVVLQDENDTVLIDCGYIGFLPKIEASLLEGGIVPSTLTKVVITHHDHDHMGALADLKQKYPYIQVLSGEGEASYINGSAKSLRLEQAETMQELLSEEQKPFGEAFCELLRSVKNVKVDELVSDGGRMEWCGGCEIISTPGHTPGHISLYLPKHRTIIAGDAIVLEDGRPVIANPEYAINKEQAELSLEKLLGYDADRIICYHGGIYTR, encoded by the coding sequence ATGCATAGGGTAATCGTTCTGGATATAACCTTTGAATTTAGTGGTGTAGAAGATGTTATCCATCCTGTTGTATTGCAGGATGAAAATGACACCGTTCTGATCGACTGTGGATATATCGGTTTTCTGCCGAAGATTGAGGCTTCTTTATTAGAAGGAGGTATAGTGCCTTCAACCCTCACCAAGGTAGTGATTACGCATCATGACCATGATCATATGGGTGCTTTGGCAGATTTAAAACAAAAATATCCTTATATACAGGTTTTGTCCGGTGAAGGAGAAGCCTCCTATATAAACGGAAGTGCGAAATCTTTAAGACTGGAGCAGGCAGAGACCATGCAAGAACTGCTAAGCGAGGAACAAAAGCCGTTCGGAGAGGCGTTTTGCGAGTTGCTTCGAAGTGTGAAAAATGTTAAAGTCGATGAGCTTGTATCTGACGGTGGCAGAATGGAGTGGTGCGGAGGGTGTGAAATAATAAGCACACCGGGCCATACGCCTGGTCATATCTCCCTGTATTTACCGAAGCATAGAACAATAATTGCAGGAGATGCCATAGTGTTGGAAGATGGAAGACCGGTTATTGCCAATCCTGAATATGCTATCAATAAGGAGCAGGCAGAGCTATCCCTTGAGAAATTGTTAGGATATGATGCAGATCGCATTATTTGCTATCATGGTGGAATATATACCCGGTAA
- a CDS encoding HAD-IIA family hydrolase, with translation MNRLGKLPEINKDDEKILSQVECFALDMDGTIYLGEQWIDGAREFLAKIEESGRSYVFLTNNSSKNAMVYVEKLRRMGLAVTEDKVVTSGQATIYYLKKNFTGKRVFLLGNRMLADEFQREGILLDEENAEVVVTAYDTTLTYEKMCKVCELVRQGLPYIATHPDYNCPTETGFIPDIGAIHAFIHASASRYPDRIIGKPNADMMDYLMQRIGNIDRSKVAMVGDRLYTDIAAGRNNGLQSVLVLSGEATLADTQQSEVKPHLIFDSVAHMIPYL, from the coding sequence ATGAATCGATTAGGAAAACTCCCTGAGATAAATAAAGATGATGAGAAAATTCTTTCACAAGTAGAATGTTTTGCGTTGGATATGGATGGGACAATCTACCTGGGGGAGCAGTGGATAGACGGAGCGAGAGAATTCCTTGCTAAGATAGAGGAATCGGGAAGAAGCTACGTATTTTTAACGAATAATTCTTCCAAAAATGCTATGGTATATGTGGAAAAACTTCGGCGCATGGGTCTTGCAGTAACAGAGGATAAGGTAGTTACATCCGGACAGGCCACCATCTACTATTTGAAAAAGAACTTCACCGGGAAGAGAGTGTTTTTGCTTGGGAATAGGATGTTAGCGGACGAGTTCCAAAGGGAAGGAATCCTGCTCGATGAAGAGAATGCCGAGGTGGTAGTGACGGCCTATGACACCACCCTTACCTATGAGAAAATGTGCAAGGTATGTGAGCTGGTAAGGCAGGGCCTTCCTTATATAGCGACACATCCGGACTACAACTGCCCTACCGAGACAGGGTTTATTCCGGATATCGGAGCGATTCATGCATTTATCCATGCCTCCGCATCCCGTTATCCTGACCGCATTATCGGTAAACCTAACGCGGATATGATGGACTATCTCATGCAGCGCATCGGAAATATTGACAGATCAAAAGTAGCTATGGTCGGTGACAGACTATATACAGATATTGCAGCAGGCAGAAACAATGGACTGCAAAGCGTTCTCGTATTAAGCGGAGAAGCGACACTGGCAGATACACAACAATCAGAAGTTAAGCCCCATCTGATTTTCGATTCAGTAGCCCATATGATCCCGTATTTATAA